The following are from one region of the Streptomyces fradiae genome:
- a CDS encoding MarR family winged helix-turn-helix transcriptional regulator, translating to MPTARTPRTDPLTREVVELIGTVVTRYHEEYEEAAAAHALTGAQARVLGLLAVEPTPMRKIAEQLKCEPSNVTGIIDRLESRGLVERRPDPADRRVKVAAPTDEGRETARRLRDSLRFAREPLGELTDVERTLLRDLLKRMLGEGDGGNKGDAATA from the coding sequence ATGCCCACCGCACGCACGCCCCGCACGGACCCGCTGACCCGCGAGGTCGTGGAACTCATCGGCACGGTCGTGACCCGCTACCACGAGGAGTACGAGGAGGCCGCCGCCGCACACGCCCTGACCGGCGCCCAGGCCCGGGTCCTCGGACTGCTCGCCGTGGAGCCCACACCCATGCGGAAGATCGCCGAGCAGCTCAAGTGCGAGCCGTCGAACGTCACGGGGATCATCGACCGCCTGGAGTCCCGCGGCCTGGTCGAGCGCCGCCCCGACCCCGCCGACCGGCGCGTCAAGGTCGCGGCCCCCACCGACGAGGGCCGCGAGACCGCCCGCCGGCTCCGCGACTCGCTGCGCTTCGCCCGCGAGCCGCTCGGCGAGCTCACCGACGTCGAGCGCACCTTGCTGCGCGACCTGCTGAAGCGCATGCTGGGCGAGGGCGACGGCGGGAACAAGGGCGACGCGGCGACGGCGTAA
- a CDS encoding GAF domain-containing protein — protein MPIMDEDAHGPAGTDPGTDPGAAPAPRLPMLLEAVLSVGSELELRATLQHIVDTATALTGARHGALGVVDPERGRTTERFTAGTAAGTADDEPDAPGAGLDVPIRVHTEVFGRLHLTGKRTGPFTEEDRALLRVLATQAGIAIGNARLYETARRRERWIEGAAAVTTALLAGRPAEDALTTVAERARLLADASAGVVLQPTEEGGMEIVAASTPDDPGDLIGTTIAPGSPVLVQLLGGEPVFIEDSATDPRMTTHVRSRFGPSMMLPLQSGGRLIGTLALPRRRGDRPYSAVDRLLASQFASQAALALVLADAQHDREQLAVYEDRDRIARDLHDLVVQRLFATEMMLESTRRRTAVREVDALLARAVDELDSTIQEVRTTIFALQQPPADAPASFRGRVLRETGGAAALLGFQPSVHFSGAVDTLADETGTDRLLATLRGALAAAHRRSGVGAVTVEVGAGADGLRLRVADDGRPPAVVTWP, from the coding sequence ATGCCGATCATGGACGAGGACGCACACGGGCCAGCGGGCACCGACCCCGGCACCGATCCGGGTGCGGCGCCCGCGCCCCGGCTGCCCATGCTCCTGGAGGCCGTCCTCAGCGTCGGCAGCGAACTCGAACTGCGGGCCACCCTCCAGCACATCGTGGACACCGCGACCGCGCTGACCGGCGCCCGCCACGGCGCGCTCGGGGTCGTCGACCCCGAGCGCGGCCGCACCACCGAACGGTTCACCGCCGGTACGGCGGCCGGTACGGCCGACGACGAGCCCGACGCCCCAGGAGCAGGTCTCGACGTGCCCATCCGCGTGCACACCGAGGTCTTCGGCCGGCTCCACCTCACCGGCAAGCGGACCGGCCCCTTCACCGAGGAGGACCGGGCCCTGCTCCGGGTCCTCGCCACCCAGGCCGGCATCGCCATCGGCAACGCCCGCCTCTACGAGACCGCCCGCCGCCGCGAGCGCTGGATCGAGGGGGCGGCGGCCGTCACCACGGCCCTGCTGGCCGGGAGGCCGGCCGAGGACGCCCTGACGACCGTGGCCGAACGGGCCAGGCTGCTCGCCGACGCCTCCGCGGGCGTGGTCCTCCAGCCCACCGAGGAGGGCGGCATGGAGATCGTCGCCGCCTCCACCCCCGACGACCCCGGCGATCTGATCGGCACCACGATCGCGCCCGGCTCCCCCGTCCTGGTCCAGCTGCTCGGCGGCGAACCGGTGTTCATCGAGGACTCGGCCACCGACCCCCGGATGACCACCCACGTCCGCAGCCGCTTCGGGCCCTCGATGATGCTGCCGCTGCAGAGCGGCGGCCGGCTCATCGGCACCCTCGCGCTCCCCCGGCGGCGCGGCGACCGCCCCTACTCGGCCGTCGACCGGCTGCTCGCCTCGCAGTTCGCCTCCCAGGCGGCGCTCGCCCTGGTGCTCGCCGACGCCCAGCACGACCGCGAACAGCTCGCCGTCTACGAGGACCGCGACCGGATCGCCCGCGACCTGCACGATCTCGTCGTCCAGCGGCTCTTCGCCACCGAGATGATGCTGGAGTCGACCCGCCGCCGGACCGCCGTGCGCGAGGTCGACGCCCTCCTCGCGCGGGCGGTGGACGAGCTGGACTCCACCATCCAGGAGGTCCGCACCACGATCTTCGCGCTCCAGCAGCCGCCCGCCGACGCACCGGCCTCCTTCCGCGGCCGGGTGCTGCGCGAGACCGGCGGCGCGGCGGCGCTGCTCGGCTTCCAGCCGTCCGTGCACTTCTCCGGCGCCGTCGACACCCTCGCCGACGAGACCGGGACCGACCGGCTGCTCGCCACGCTGCGCGGCGCGCTCGCCGCCGCCCACCGGCGCTCCGGCGTCGGGGCCGTGACGGTCGAGGTGGGCGCGGGCGCGGACGGCCTCCGGCTGCGGGTCGCGGACGACGGACGGCCGCCGGCCGTGGTGACCTGGCCCTGA
- a CDS encoding organic hydroperoxide resistance protein: MSIQHSDVLYTAVATAENGRDGRVATDDGRLDVVVNPPKAMGGSGEGTNPEQLFAAGYSACFQGALGVVARNENADIAGSTVTAEVGIGKNDEGFGIIVKISATIPNVDAETAKSLIEKAHQVCPYSKATRGNITVELAV; the protein is encoded by the coding sequence ATGTCGATTCAGCACTCCGACGTCCTGTACACCGCCGTCGCCACCGCCGAGAACGGGCGCGACGGCCGGGTGGCCACCGACGACGGCCGGCTCGACGTCGTCGTGAACCCGCCGAAGGCCATGGGCGGCTCCGGCGAGGGCACCAACCCGGAGCAGCTCTTCGCCGCCGGCTACAGCGCCTGCTTCCAGGGCGCCCTGGGCGTCGTGGCCCGCAACGAGAACGCGGACATCGCCGGCTCGACGGTCACCGCCGAGGTCGGCATCGGCAAGAACGACGAGGGCTTCGGCATCATCGTCAAGATCTCGGCCACCATTCCGAACGTGGACGCCGAGACCGCCAAGAGCCTCATCGAGAAGGCCCACCAGGTCTGCCCGTACTCCAAGGCGACCCGCGGCAACATCACGGTCGAGCTCGCGGTCTGA
- a CDS encoding NADP-dependent oxidoreductase, whose product MSVLPASSREWHLVTRPHGWPVPADFALRETPVTEPAEGRVLVRNLHFSVDPYMRGRMNDVKSYIPPFKLDHPMDGGAVGVVVASNAEGFAVGDHVLHGLGWREYADVPAQHATKVDPELAPLSAYLGVLGMTGLTAYAGLFEVASFKEGDAVFVSGAAGAVGSQVGQMAKLKGASRVIGSAGSDEKVKWLVEELGFDAAFNYKNGPVKDQLREAAPDGIDVYFDNVGGDHLEAAISSLNVHGRATICGMIAQYNDTEPVPGPRNMAMIIGKRLRLQGVLVGDHYGMQQQFVQEVGGWLRSGELKYGETFVEGMENGVDAFLGMLRGDNTGKMIVSATR is encoded by the coding sequence ATGTCCGTACTCCCCGCGTCCAGCCGTGAGTGGCACCTCGTCACCCGTCCGCACGGCTGGCCCGTGCCCGCGGACTTCGCGCTCCGCGAGACCCCCGTCACCGAGCCCGCCGAGGGCCGCGTCCTCGTGCGCAACCTGCACTTCTCGGTCGACCCGTACATGCGCGGCCGGATGAACGACGTGAAGTCGTACATTCCCCCGTTCAAGCTGGACCACCCCATGGACGGCGGCGCGGTCGGCGTGGTCGTCGCCTCGAACGCGGAGGGCTTCGCCGTCGGCGACCACGTGCTGCACGGCCTCGGCTGGCGGGAGTACGCGGACGTGCCCGCCCAGCACGCCACCAAGGTCGACCCGGAGCTCGCCCCGCTCTCCGCCTACCTCGGCGTGCTCGGCATGACCGGCCTCACCGCCTACGCGGGCCTCTTCGAGGTCGCCTCCTTCAAGGAGGGCGACGCCGTCTTCGTCTCCGGCGCGGCCGGCGCAGTCGGCAGCCAGGTCGGCCAGATGGCCAAGCTCAAGGGCGCCTCCCGGGTCATCGGCTCGGCCGGCTCCGACGAGAAGGTCAAGTGGCTGGTCGAGGAGCTCGGCTTCGACGCCGCCTTCAACTACAAGAACGGCCCGGTCAAGGACCAGCTGCGCGAGGCCGCCCCGGACGGCATCGACGTCTACTTCGACAACGTCGGCGGCGACCACCTGGAAGCCGCGATCTCCTCGCTCAACGTGCACGGCCGCGCCACCATCTGCGGCATGATCGCGCAGTACAACGACACCGAGCCGGTCCCCGGCCCGCGCAACATGGCCATGATCATCGGCAAGCGGCTGCGCCTCCAGGGCGTCCTCGTCGGCGACCACTACGGGATGCAGCAGCAGTTCGTCCAGGAGGTCGGCGGCTGGCTGCGCTCCGGCGAGCTGAAGTACGGCGAGACCTTCGTCGAGGGGATGGAGAACGGCGTGGACGCCTTCCTCGGCATGCTCCGCGGCGACAACACCGGAAAGATGATCGTCTCGGCGACCCGTTAG
- a CDS encoding acyl-CoA synthetase — MSARLLALKTSDRPALRFGAGTLTYEELARAAGALAPRLRAAGRVAVWATPTAETAVGVVAALFAGVPAVPLNPRIGERELAHILGDSAPGAVLAAAGDELPTGLAELPRIDVDVRATGPYADGDTYAEEPVDPETPALIVYTSGTTGPPKGVLLSHRAIAASLDALAAAWAWTEDDVLVHGLPLFHVHGLVLGVLGPLRRGGEVRHLGGFSVEGVAKELGEGGGTMLFGVPTMYHRIAEALPHDPALVRALTAARLLVSGSAALPVHDHERITAATGRTVVERYGMTETLMNTSVPVGSGPRPGSVGLPLDGVELRLVEEDGSVLPVADGETVGEIQVRGPNLFTAYLNRPDATAAAFAEGGWFRTGDMAVREPDGYVRIVGRKATDLIKSGGYKIGAGEIENALLDHPGVREAAVTGEPDPDLGERIVAWIVPTDPTAPPAPGPLADHVATLLAPHKRPREVRYLDALPRNDMGKILKKALREPTDG; from the coding sequence ATGAGCGCCCGCCTCCTGGCCCTGAAGACATCCGACCGGCCCGCCCTGCGGTTCGGCGCCGGCACCCTGACGTACGAGGAACTGGCGCGCGCCGCCGGCGCCCTGGCCCCGCGGCTGCGTGCCGCCGGCCGGGTCGCCGTGTGGGCCACGCCCACGGCCGAAACCGCGGTCGGCGTGGTCGCCGCGCTGTTCGCCGGCGTACCGGCCGTCCCGCTGAACCCGCGGATCGGCGAGCGCGAACTCGCGCACATCCTCGGCGACAGCGCACCCGGCGCGGTGCTCGCGGCCGCGGGGGACGAGCTGCCGACGGGTCTGGCGGAGCTGCCGCGGATCGACGTGGACGTACGGGCGACCGGGCCGTACGCGGACGGCGACACGTACGCCGAGGAGCCGGTCGACCCCGAGACCCCCGCCCTGATCGTCTACACCTCCGGCACCACCGGCCCGCCCAAGGGCGTCCTGCTGTCCCACCGCGCCATCGCCGCCTCCCTCGACGCGCTGGCGGCCGCATGGGCCTGGACCGAGGACGACGTCCTCGTGCACGGTCTCCCGCTGTTCCACGTCCATGGCCTGGTCCTGGGCGTCCTCGGCCCGCTCCGGCGCGGCGGCGAGGTACGGCACCTGGGCGGCTTCTCCGTCGAGGGCGTCGCGAAGGAGCTGGGCGAGGGCGGCGGCACGATGCTGTTCGGCGTACCGACCATGTACCACCGGATCGCGGAGGCCCTCCCCCACGACCCGGCGCTGGTACGGGCTCTGACGGCCGCCCGGCTCCTCGTCTCCGGCTCGGCGGCGCTCCCGGTGCACGACCACGAGCGGATCACGGCGGCGACGGGGCGGACCGTCGTCGAGCGTTACGGGATGACCGAGACCCTGATGAACACGTCCGTGCCCGTCGGGTCGGGCCCGCGCCCCGGTTCGGTCGGGCTGCCACTCGACGGCGTCGAGCTGCGGCTCGTGGAGGAGGACGGCTCCGTGCTGCCGGTGGCCGACGGGGAGACGGTCGGCGAGATCCAGGTGCGCGGCCCGAACCTGTTCACCGCGTACCTCAACCGGCCGGACGCGACGGCGGCGGCCTTCGCGGAGGGCGGCTGGTTCCGCACCGGGGACATGGCGGTACGGGAGCCCGACGGCTACGTCCGGATCGTCGGCCGCAAGGCCACGGACCTCATCAAGAGCGGCGGCTACAAGATCGGCGCCGGCGAGATCGAGAACGCGCTCCTCGACCACCCCGGCGTCCGCGAGGCCGCCGTCACCGGCGAACCCGACCCGGATCTCGGCGAGCGCATCGTCGCCTGGATCGTCCCCACCGACCCCACCGCCCCACCCGCCCCCGGCCCCCTCGCCGACCACGTCGCCACCCTCCTCGCCCCCCACAAGCGCCCCCGCGAGGTCCGCTACCTGGACGCCCTGCCCCGCAACGACATGGGCAAGATCCTGAAGAAGGCGCTCCGGGAGCCGACCGATGGCTGA
- a CDS encoding MFS transporter — translation MATVGFTLTFWAWNLISPLGGWYGDRLSLSSFQQSLLVAIPVLVGSIGRIPAGALTDRYGAKLMFPLVSALTVVPVLLLIVVKDSYGLMLAVAFLLGLGGTTFAIGVPLVNSWFPPVKRGFALGVFGMGMGGVALSGYFTPRIAKHGENLPFIVVAIALAAYAVLAALLISDRPDRPVPAASLATRLGRAGRLRVTWELSALYAIGFGGIVAFGVYLPTYLKTWYELDPTDAGTKAAGFALVTVVFRPFGGWLSDRVHPALVTAVALAVVALLAIVQAFDPPLDPGGTIALLIMAAGLGTASGSVFALVSQVTPQAQVGSVTGIVGAMGGLGGFVPPLVMGAIYSAKDSYSIGFMLLSDLALAGCVYAYGRMRNIRPESGDPAPDVSKVAARRT, via the coding sequence ATGGCCACGGTCGGCTTCACGCTCACCTTCTGGGCCTGGAACCTGATCTCCCCGCTCGGCGGCTGGTACGGCGACCGGCTCTCGCTCAGCTCCTTCCAGCAGTCGCTGCTCGTCGCGATCCCCGTCCTGGTCGGCTCGATCGGCCGGATCCCGGCCGGCGCGCTCACCGACCGGTACGGCGCCAAGCTGATGTTCCCGCTCGTGTCGGCGCTGACCGTCGTACCCGTGCTGCTCCTGATCGTCGTCAAGGACTCGTACGGTCTGATGCTGGCCGTGGCCTTCCTGCTCGGGCTCGGCGGCACCACGTTCGCCATCGGCGTCCCCCTGGTCAACTCCTGGTTCCCGCCGGTCAAGCGGGGCTTCGCGCTCGGTGTGTTCGGCATGGGCATGGGCGGGGTGGCGCTCTCCGGCTACTTCACCCCGCGGATCGCCAAGCACGGCGAGAACCTGCCGTTCATCGTGGTGGCCATCGCCCTCGCCGCCTACGCCGTGCTCGCCGCCCTGCTGATCTCCGACCGCCCCGACCGGCCCGTCCCCGCCGCGTCGCTCGCCACACGGCTCGGCCGGGCCGGGCGGCTGCGGGTCACCTGGGAGCTGTCGGCGCTGTACGCGATCGGCTTCGGCGGCATCGTCGCGTTCGGCGTCTACCTGCCCACGTACCTCAAGACCTGGTACGAGCTCGACCCGACCGACGCGGGCACCAAGGCCGCCGGATTCGCCCTGGTCACGGTGGTGTTCCGGCCGTTCGGCGGCTGGCTGTCGGACCGGGTCCACCCGGCTCTGGTGACCGCCGTTGCGCTCGCCGTCGTCGCGCTGCTCGCCATCGTCCAGGCCTTCGACCCGCCGCTCGACCCGGGCGGCACCATCGCCCTGCTCATCATGGCGGCCGGCCTCGGCACCGCGTCCGGCTCGGTCTTCGCCCTGGTCTCCCAGGTCACCCCGCAGGCCCAGGTCGGCAGCGTCACCGGCATCGTCGGCGCGATGGGCGGGCTCGGCGGCTTCGTGCCGCCGCTGGTCATGGGCGCGATCTACAGCGCCAAGGACTCGTACTCGATCGGGTTCATGCTCCTCTCCGACCTGGCCCTGGCCGGCTGCGTGTACGCCTACGGCCGGATGCGGAACATCCGGCCGGAAAGCGGGGATCCCGCGCCCGACGTGAGCAAGGTCGCAGCGCGCCGCACCTGA
- a CDS encoding rod shape-determining protein, which yields MTVSLEQLRRCHVAVDLGAARTRVFVKGAGLVVDEPSVAAVNTRTGALIAVGALAEKMTGRTPDYIRVVRPVSGGTVVDIEMAQRMLRHLLGDKLRRQLRRKPRLRAAACTPHDSDPLAQRAAVETLVGLGARRVELVDTLIAAAVGCGLPVEQPTATMILVCGAATTQVAVLSLGAIVTAERMPVGGDAIDHAVIQHLRHQHELMLPSQSVRPLQVALHGNGLTLQGPTFTEIHGRDVATGLARSVTVDTAAVREAIQTPLTAVLDGIGKVLRDCPPDLVADLADRGIMMVGGSALLPGLDQMLREATGMPVHIAERPDVCAVLGLGAMLEGRIQPLVLDPLAETTTAD from the coding sequence GTGACCGTCAGCCTTGAGCAGCTACGCCGCTGCCATGTCGCCGTCGACCTGGGCGCCGCCCGCACCAGGGTCTTCGTCAAGGGCGCCGGCCTCGTCGTCGACGAGCCGTCCGTCGCCGCCGTCAACACCCGCACCGGCGCGCTGATCGCCGTCGGCGCGCTCGCCGAGAAGATGACCGGCCGCACCCCCGACTACATCCGGGTGGTCAGACCCGTCTCCGGCGGCACCGTCGTCGACATCGAGATGGCGCAGCGGATGCTCCGTCACCTCCTCGGCGACAAGCTCCGCCGCCAGCTGCGCCGCAAGCCCCGGCTGCGCGCCGCCGCCTGCACCCCGCACGACAGCGACCCGCTCGCCCAGCGCGCCGCCGTGGAGACCCTGGTCGGCCTGGGCGCCCGCCGGGTGGAACTGGTCGACACCCTGATCGCCGCGGCCGTCGGCTGCGGCCTCCCGGTCGAGCAGCCGACCGCCACCATGATCCTGGTGTGCGGGGCGGCCACCACCCAGGTCGCGGTGCTCTCGCTCGGCGCGATCGTGACCGCCGAGCGGATGCCGGTCGGCGGCGACGCCATCGACCACGCCGTCATCCAGCACCTGCGCCACCAGCACGAACTGATGCTGCCGAGCCAGTCGGTCCGCCCGCTGCAGGTCGCGCTGCACGGCAACGGTCTGACCCTGCAGGGCCCCACCTTCACCGAGATCCACGGCCGTGACGTGGCCACCGGCCTCGCCCGCTCGGTGACCGTCGACACCGCCGCCGTCCGCGAAGCCATCCAGACCCCGCTGACCGCCGTCCTCGACGGCATCGGCAAGGTGCTCCGCGACTGCCCGCCCGACCTCGTCGCCGACCTCGCCGACCGGGGCATCATGATGGTCGGCGGCAGCGCCCTGCTGCCGGGCCTCGACCAGATGCTGCGCGAGGCGACCGGCATGCCGGTGCACATCGCCGAACGGCCCGACGTGTGCGCCGTGCTCGGCCTCGGCGCGATGCTGGAGGGCCGCATCCAGCCCCTCGTCCTCGACCCGCTGGCCGAGACCACCACCGCCGACTAG